In a genomic window of Methylophaga thalassica:
- a CDS encoding pilus assembly protein — translation MNKLSSFTALVLLGIYSLTSSAANLNISNVPLYLGGVVAPNIMFTLDDSGSMQWEVMPDENLHYANYLFPRPSSLYGGVTYSNQVPNFDDDNVHNFFSRSSVNNAVFYNPDVTYVPWSKADGTSMGNANPSAALYNPADPSRGSINLKTQQTQYSCWFKHGSSLSSAYGDPCNGNHSFWPITYYKYNGSASDSEALRLDRSRYTRVRITDSTSASATFTSPNGTTRTRDEEIQNFANWFQYYRSRILTARAGVGRAFATQSENSRVGFAAINEGSRTIDGVSSNRALIRGVRKFSGANRTAFYDNLYDHVINNYGTPLRSAAASVGQYYERTDNRGPWGANPGTDDSSAHLTCRQSYHILTTDGYWNGGSPGLGNVDNSNGTTISGPNDDDYTYIASPPFSDSWSNTLADTAMHYWKRDLRTDLENEVPTNTEDPAFWQHMVTFTVGLGVKGSLDPENDLAALSATPPTKSWPDPGSSSPAKIDDLWHAAVNSHGNFFSAADPDEFAESLAGILQNITSRTSSSAAVAVNSGAITSDSKVYQARFNSGDWTGRLLAFGFDDDGQLLPSALWDAANKIPSANQRVIFTSDGNNGYAFDWNALNSSQKLSLGSEDVLNYLRGNQSKEQSKSEGIYRTRTKLLGDIINSSPVLLGPPRSDYYDQWGNRSEDDEPEDSVLYSEFVSTYLNRTAMIYVGANDGMLHAFDADSGVEKFAYVPNSVYDNLKELSSPSYSHKYYVDASPTVVDAFFDGSWHTVLVSGLGAGGQGYFALDITDPSAFSNETESAKKVLWEFTDKNDPDMGYTMGQANIVRLNNGKWAALFSGGYNNTFDNDADGSANNASHDSDDGNGYIYIVDLETGSLIRKFDTQTGKNEDPTEQFRPNGIATPTAIDTNQDGTTDLIYAGDMFGNVWSIEIGSNNKNDWDFTYRDADTNKPLPLYSACFGTSCNKDNIQPITTPIKVELHSEKNGYLLLFGTGKYFEVGDNTPVDQVTQSFYAIWDPRVYDTDTSSYTRYAFSRAQLNKRAMAEFTILGTNYRTISASESDKIINWGTANTDDRGWYVDLVSASSGENSGERQVSEAIIRDEKVIFTSLVPSEDACDFGGSSWLMELDYYTGLPLNYQPLDINGDGVIDANDLYVDTDGDGEPDTEVPVVAGKGYDSIISPPKISRRVPGSGSTEVKFMSDAETGELILEEESSSEDAIGRRSWIQLTD, via the coding sequence ATGAATAAATTATCCTCTTTCACAGCGCTCGTATTATTGGGTATTTACTCGCTGACATCTTCAGCAGCTAATCTCAACATCAGTAATGTGCCACTCTATCTCGGTGGTGTGGTTGCACCGAATATCATGTTTACACTTGATGATTCAGGTTCAATGCAATGGGAGGTCATGCCTGATGAGAATTTACATTATGCGAATTACCTGTTCCCTAGACCGTCCAGTCTTTATGGTGGTGTTACCTACAGTAACCAGGTACCAAACTTTGATGACGATAATGTCCATAACTTCTTTTCACGCTCATCTGTCAATAACGCAGTCTTCTACAATCCAGATGTGACTTATGTGCCTTGGAGTAAGGCTGACGGCACGAGTATGGGGAATGCGAATCCATCAGCTGCGCTATATAATCCGGCCGATCCTTCACGTGGAAGTATCAACTTAAAAACTCAACAAACACAATACTCATGCTGGTTCAAACATGGCAGTAGCCTCAGTAGTGCTTATGGTGACCCATGCAATGGTAACCATAGTTTTTGGCCCATCACATACTACAAATACAATGGCAGCGCTTCTGACTCAGAGGCATTGCGATTAGATCGCTCTCGCTATACACGAGTAAGAATTACCGACTCCACTTCAGCCAGTGCAACATTCACCAGTCCAAACGGTACGACTCGAACACGTGATGAAGAAATACAAAACTTTGCTAACTGGTTTCAATATTACCGCTCACGAATTTTGACAGCTCGTGCTGGTGTAGGCCGAGCATTTGCCACCCAATCTGAAAATTCCCGTGTCGGTTTTGCTGCAATAAACGAGGGTAGTCGCACTATCGATGGTGTCAGCAGTAACAGAGCCCTGATCAGAGGCGTCAGAAAATTTAGCGGTGCAAACAGGACCGCATTTTACGATAACCTCTACGATCATGTGATTAACAATTACGGGACACCTCTCAGATCAGCTGCGGCCAGTGTAGGCCAATATTACGAAAGAACCGACAACAGAGGACCATGGGGAGCTAACCCAGGTACTGATGACTCCTCTGCTCACCTGACTTGTCGTCAGAGCTATCATATTCTTACTACAGATGGCTACTGGAATGGCGGCAGCCCTGGGCTTGGAAATGTCGATAATAGCAACGGCACCACCATCAGTGGTCCCAATGATGACGATTATACGTACATTGCATCTCCCCCTTTCTCTGATTCATGGTCAAATACACTGGCTGATACAGCCATGCACTACTGGAAACGGGATCTTCGGACAGACTTAGAAAATGAAGTACCAACCAACACGGAAGATCCAGCATTTTGGCAACACATGGTCACATTCACTGTGGGGCTCGGGGTCAAAGGCTCACTCGACCCAGAGAATGATTTAGCCGCGCTTTCAGCCACCCCTCCGACCAAATCATGGCCTGACCCGGGAAGTTCAAGCCCAGCAAAAATAGATGACTTATGGCATGCTGCAGTCAATAGTCATGGTAATTTTTTCAGTGCTGCTGATCCTGATGAGTTTGCCGAATCACTTGCTGGCATTTTACAAAATATCACATCGAGAACTTCGTCCTCCGCTGCTGTTGCCGTTAACTCGGGTGCCATAACTAGTGACAGTAAAGTCTATCAAGCCCGTTTTAACAGTGGCGACTGGACAGGACGACTACTAGCGTTTGGCTTTGATGACGATGGACAATTATTACCTTCAGCATTGTGGGATGCTGCTAATAAAATTCCAAGCGCTAATCAACGTGTGATATTCACCTCTGATGGTAATAATGGTTATGCATTTGACTGGAATGCATTGAATTCTAGTCAAAAATTATCATTAGGCAGCGAAGATGTATTGAATTATCTGCGTGGTAACCAATCGAAAGAACAGAGTAAATCTGAGGGTATCTATAGAACACGAACTAAATTACTTGGCGATATTATTAATTCCTCTCCTGTGTTACTTGGTCCTCCTAGATCAGATTATTACGATCAATGGGGCAATAGATCAGAAGATGATGAGCCAGAAGATTCTGTCCTATATTCTGAGTTTGTCAGCACCTATCTGAACCGAACCGCTATGATTTATGTAGGGGCGAATGATGGGATGTTGCATGCGTTTGATGCTGATTCTGGAGTAGAAAAGTTTGCCTATGTCCCGAATAGTGTCTATGACAACTTGAAAGAATTATCATCCCCCAGCTACTCACACAAATATTACGTTGATGCCAGTCCAACTGTGGTAGATGCCTTTTTTGATGGCAGTTGGCATACAGTACTTGTTTCAGGTCTTGGCGCGGGAGGTCAAGGTTACTTTGCCTTAGATATTACGGATCCTTCAGCATTTTCAAACGAAACAGAATCAGCTAAAAAAGTGTTGTGGGAATTTACCGATAAGAATGATCCCGATATGGGATACACCATGGGACAAGCAAATATTGTTCGTTTGAACAACGGTAAATGGGCGGCCTTATTTAGTGGTGGGTACAACAATACTTTTGATAATGACGCTGATGGCAGTGCAAATAATGCAAGCCATGACAGTGATGATGGCAATGGTTATATCTATATCGTAGATTTAGAAACCGGTAGCCTGATTCGTAAGTTTGATACACAAACAGGCAAAAATGAGGATCCAACCGAACAGTTTAGACCAAATGGAATCGCCACGCCGACAGCTATCGACACAAACCAGGATGGCACCACCGATCTGATTTATGCCGGTGATATGTTTGGTAATGTTTGGAGCATTGAAATTGGTAGCAATAATAAGAATGACTGGGACTTTACATACAGAGATGCGGATACCAATAAGCCACTGCCCTTATACTCGGCGTGTTTCGGGACAAGCTGTAACAAAGACAACATTCAACCAATTACAACACCAATTAAAGTAGAGCTTCATAGCGAAAAAAATGGCTATTTACTTTTATTTGGTACCGGTAAATATTTTGAAGTTGGCGACAATACTCCAGTTGATCAAGTTACACAGAGTTTTTATGCTATTTGGGATCCGAGAGTATATGATACTGATACATCCTCCTATACACGTTATGCATTTTCTCGGGCTCAACTCAATAAACGAGCAATGGCTGAATTTACGATTCTAGGCACGAATTATCGGACAATATCGGCCTCAGAATCAGATAAAATCATTAACTGGGGTACAGCTAACACTGATGACCGAGGCTGGTATGTTGACTTAGTCAGTGCATCATCAGGTGAAAATAGTGGTGAAAGACAAGTTTCTGAAGCCATTATCCGAGATGAAAAAGTGATCTTTACGTCACTTGTTCCATCAGAAGATGCATGTGATTTTGGTGGTAGTAGTTGGTTAATGGAATTAGACTATTACACGGGACTACCTCTGAACTATCAGCCGCTGGATATCAATGGCGATGGTGTGATTGATGCAAATGATCTCTATGTAGATACTGATGGTGACGGTGAGCCAGATACCGAGGTGCCAGTTGTCGCAGGTAAAGGCTATGATAGTATCATTTCGCCACCTAAAATCAGCAGACGTGTTCCTGGTTCTGGCTCCACTGAAGTGAAATTTATGAGTGATGCCGAGACAGGTGAGCTTATTTTAGAAGAAGAGTCTTCAAGTGAGGATGCGATAGGAAGGCGATCTTGGATTCAACTGACTGATTAA
- a CDS encoding pilus assembly PilX family protein, translated as MKTQQSGAALIVSLIMLLLLTMIGIFAMRTGVMEEKMASNQIDRDIAFKAAEVALRAGEGTVLNWVNLPICSDTGAPGCWTKQSMDPVGTDATPWWLQRNAAWWTANGTAATQPQGAVSPPRYVIEEIIKPGNSNGNKPRDQQQGGAKFYRVTARGVGGSVQSVVLLQSVVRMR; from the coding sequence ATGAAAACTCAACAATCAGGTGCGGCCTTGATTGTCAGTCTCATTATGCTGTTATTGCTGACCATGATAGGAATCTTTGCCATGCGTACAGGTGTCATGGAAGAAAAAATGGCATCTAATCAAATTGACAGAGATATAGCGTTTAAAGCAGCTGAAGTGGCGTTACGAGCTGGTGAAGGTACCGTCTTAAACTGGGTTAATCTGCCAATTTGTTCCGATACTGGTGCCCCCGGGTGTTGGACCAAACAATCAATGGATCCTGTCGGCACAGATGCGACCCCTTGGTGGCTTCAACGTAACGCCGCCTGGTGGACTGCAAATGGCACAGCCGCCACCCAACCACAAGGTGCTGTCAGCCCACCACGTTATGTCATTGAAGAAATTATAAAACCCGGAAATAGTAACGGTAATAAGCCTCGAGACCAGCAACAAGGTGGTGCTAAGTTCTACCGCGTTACTGCCCGCGGTGTGGGTGGCTCAGTGCAATCCGTGGTCCTTTTACAGTCTGTCGTTCGTATGAGGTAA
- a CDS encoding PilW family protein, producing MNKEKGFSLVELMVALVIGLLLIAGVIELFVSTRQTYRVQDMKARMQEDGRYAIHHISSLLDRAGYVGCNSIPTGNRGATGRNSGGTGRSLVNNLNTANNYFWDIGGAPVLGHEADNNGGWSPALPAGINQAIAGSDVFTLRTVSNVFIEVSHFDSSLGPSAPVKIPQDNPLDDCDPATEAKPGECANIVIASDCNNSVIFQVTNDPSVDGNLQHETGIGTPGNSRVDLGLSGLSQGWLNTITTHTFFIRNGPSNYPSLYQMVLGKNPDVLIEGVEQMQVEYGVDTSNNGSVDQYVKANAVADWEQIISVRISLVMINIDPQQNDNVALGDGTYTLEGNVITPDDGRLRQVFTKTITLRNRIL from the coding sequence ATGAATAAAGAAAAAGGGTTTTCTCTCGTCGAATTGATGGTGGCACTCGTCATAGGCCTTTTACTGATTGCTGGGGTAATAGAGTTATTCGTTAGTACGCGTCAAACCTATCGTGTACAAGATATGAAAGCGCGCATGCAAGAAGATGGACGCTATGCAATTCATCACATTTCATCGCTTTTAGACCGCGCCGGTTACGTCGGTTGTAACTCTATCCCTACAGGGAATAGAGGGGCTACAGGAAGAAATTCAGGGGGTACAGGTAGAAGCCTAGTCAATAATCTGAACACGGCAAATAATTATTTCTGGGACATAGGTGGTGCCCCAGTCTTAGGCCACGAAGCAGATAACAACGGTGGCTGGTCTCCCGCATTACCTGCTGGAATCAATCAAGCGATAGCAGGTAGTGATGTATTTACCTTACGTACAGTGAGCAATGTCTTTATTGAAGTGAGTCATTTCGATAGCAGTTTAGGCCCCTCTGCTCCGGTTAAAATTCCACAGGATAATCCTCTGGATGACTGCGATCCGGCGACAGAAGCAAAGCCTGGTGAGTGTGCTAACATCGTGATTGCTTCTGACTGCAATAATAGCGTGATTTTTCAGGTGACCAATGATCCCTCAGTAGACGGCAATCTTCAACATGAAACAGGTATCGGTACACCTGGAAATAGTAGAGTTGACTTGGGACTATCTGGCCTAAGTCAGGGCTGGTTAAATACCATCACTACACATACTTTTTTTATTCGAAATGGCCCCAGTAATTACCCTTCTCTTTATCAGATGGTGCTGGGAAAAAATCCAGATGTACTTATCGAAGGTGTCGAACAGATGCAGGTGGAGTATGGTGTCGATACCAGCAATAACGGTAGTGTAGACCAATATGTCAAAGCAAATGCAGTGGCTGACTGGGAGCAGATTATCAGTGTTCGCATATCCTTAGTCATGATCAATATTGACCCTCAACAAAATGATAATGTGGCATTAGGGGATGGCACCTATACCCTCGAGGGCAATGTCATCACCCCAGATGACGGCAGGTTGAGGCAAGTCTTTACCAAAACAATAACGCTCAGGAACCGTATATTATGA
- the pilV gene encoding type IV pilus modification protein PilV yields MMRRQQTGFTLLEVMVAVFVLAIGLLGMAHLQVTTLKANSTAGLKTQANILAGSILERMKANTTAAYAKNYDILFNGATPAGNSVSDTDVREWRAALAAYLPAGEGQIVCGNFLVNQPFICTITVRWSDIQIGDENTNYGDYATSTMVLESAI; encoded by the coding sequence ATGATGAGACGTCAACAAACCGGCTTTACCTTACTGGAAGTTATGGTGGCAGTATTTGTCTTAGCTATAGGTTTACTTGGTATGGCACATTTACAAGTCACCACCCTCAAGGCCAACTCAACCGCAGGCCTCAAAACCCAAGCTAATATTCTTGCTGGCAGCATACTAGAGCGCATGAAAGCCAATACCACGGCAGCCTATGCAAAAAACTATGACATCCTTTTTAATGGGGCAACGCCAGCTGGCAATAGTGTTTCTGATACGGATGTTCGAGAATGGCGAGCGGCTTTAGCAGCCTATCTTCCTGCAGGTGAAGGACAAATTGTGTGTGGCAACTTTCTTGTGAACCAGCCCTTCATTTGTACGATCACGGTGAGATGGTCAGATATTCAAATTGGTGATGAGAATACTAATTATGGTGACTATGCGACCTCGACAATGGTTCTGGAAAGTGCGATATGA
- a CDS encoding GspH/FimT family pseudopilin, with product MVKDKFNQGFTLVELMVTLAVAAIILAIAAPSFSQMIRDHRLITTANDFMGTMQLARSEAIRRGIQVTMLPITNGDWSSGWNVFTDWDADESLGDVGAVCAENQDCFLSQQNALDNVTSVTAGNTGSGFRFMPTGEILSTLGFPNGNITFCSTGSNERIITVNQSGSSRISIGNVCP from the coding sequence GTGGTAAAAGACAAATTTAATCAAGGATTTACTCTAGTTGAATTGATGGTAACTCTCGCGGTCGCCGCCATCATATTAGCTATTGCTGCGCCGAGTTTTTCACAGATGATTCGAGACCACCGCCTTATCACCACAGCAAATGACTTTATGGGCACTATGCAACTGGCACGCAGCGAAGCCATCAGAAGAGGCATTCAAGTCACCATGCTACCTATTACGAATGGTGACTGGAGTAGTGGCTGGAATGTATTTACTGACTGGGATGCTGATGAGTCGCTTGGAGATGTTGGGGCCGTTTGTGCAGAGAATCAAGACTGCTTTCTTTCCCAACAAAATGCCTTGGACAATGTTACGTCAGTCACTGCCGGAAATACAGGCAGTGGATTTCGGTTTATGCCGACAGGTGAAATTCTATCCACACTAGGTTTCCCAAATGGCAATATCACTTTTTGCTCGACAGGCAGCAATGAAAGAATTATTACCGTGAACCAGTCAGGTAGTAGCAGAATTTCTATCGGGAATGTTTGCCCATGA
- the flgB gene encoding flagellar basal body rod protein FlgB — MPINFDSAIGIHADALRVRSQRAELLATNMANADTPNYKAQDIDFREALNNAMTGSAPGQLNTTNQKHYSTNPESNGLMGPIQYRVATQDSLDGNSVDEEVEQAQFMQNAVQYQASLQFLGGKFNSLTRALKGE; from the coding sequence ATGCCGATTAATTTTGATAGTGCAATTGGAATTCATGCTGATGCATTACGCGTGCGTTCACAGCGTGCTGAGCTACTTGCCACCAATATGGCCAATGCCGATACGCCTAATTATAAAGCCCAAGATATTGATTTTAGGGAAGCTTTGAATAATGCGATGACGGGGTCAGCGCCTGGTCAATTAAACACGACTAATCAAAAACACTATTCCACAAACCCGGAATCTAATGGTTTGATGGGACCGATTCAATACCGGGTAGCAACACAGGATTCTTTAGATGGCAATAGTGTCGATGAAGAAGTGGAGCAGGCACAATTTATGCAGAATGCTGTTCAGTATCAGGCCAGCCTGCAATTTTTGGGTGGTAAGTTCAACTCGCTGACACGGGCACTGAAAGGAGAATAG
- the flgC gene encoding flagellar basal body rod protein FlgC produces MSLFNIFDIAGSGMSAQSLRLNTTASNLANVDSVSSSINQTYKARQPVFATVLDNAQEGYKQGAVQVQGIVESQAPVRQEYNPSHPMANEDGYIFHSNVDPITEMANMMSASRSYQNNVEIANTSKQLLLRTLQLGQ; encoded by the coding sequence ATGTCGTTATTTAATATTTTTGATATTGCCGGAAGCGGTATGAGTGCTCAGTCTCTACGTCTGAATACAACGGCAAGTAATCTCGCCAACGTCGATAGTGTCAGCAGTAGCATTAATCAGACGTATAAAGCCAGACAACCTGTGTTTGCAACCGTGTTGGATAATGCTCAAGAAGGTTATAAGCAGGGCGCTGTTCAAGTTCAGGGCATTGTCGAAAGTCAGGCTCCTGTCAGGCAGGAATATAACCCGAGCCACCCAATGGCAAATGAAGATGGCTATATTTTCCACTCAAATGTGGATCCGATTACCGAAATGGCAAATATGATGTCCGCGTCACGTTCCTATCAAAACAACGTTGAAATCGCGAATACCTCAAAACAATTGCTGTTAAGAACATTACAGTTAGGGCAATAA
- a CDS encoding flagellar hook assembly protein FlgD, whose amino-acid sequence MAVSGINDNNPYAFLNSTSSTEEKNKDAGTLGMEDFMSLMTTQLKYQDPMNPMENGDFLGQIASFAQVTGLSDLQDSFSTFANSMQSNQALQGSSLVGRTVLIPSSIGNLTATDGLSGRINVADPVTDLKVKIYDEAGVVVRTIDMGSASGYTDFTWDGFDDNGEAMPEGVYQFKASGTVDGSNTAFATGVLAQVSSVSISSTDGLIVNLAGIGSASFSEVVEIL is encoded by the coding sequence ATGGCTGTGAGCGGAATTAACGATAACAACCCGTATGCATTCTTGAACTCGACTAGTTCAACAGAAGAAAAAAATAAAGATGCTGGCACACTGGGGATGGAAGATTTTATGTCCCTGATGACAACGCAGTTAAAGTATCAGGACCCGATGAATCCCATGGAAAATGGTGATTTTCTTGGGCAAATAGCGTCTTTTGCTCAGGTAACAGGCTTATCTGACTTGCAGGATTCTTTTTCTACTTTTGCCAATTCGATGCAATCTAATCAGGCATTGCAGGGATCATCGCTAGTTGGGCGAACAGTGCTAATCCCTTCATCAATAGGTAACTTAACGGCAACAGATGGTTTATCCGGTCGGATAAATGTTGCCGATCCTGTTACAGATTTGAAAGTGAAAATTTATGACGAGGCGGGTGTTGTGGTACGTACCATCGACATGGGCTCAGCCTCAGGTTATACCGATTTCACCTGGGATGGTTTTGATGATAACGGTGAAGCTATGCCGGAAGGTGTTTATCAATTCAAAGCCTCGGGTACGGTTGATGGCTCGAATACAGCTTTTGCTACTGGTGTTTTAGCTCAAGTGTCGAGTGTTTCAATTAGTTCGACCGATGGATTGATAGTGAATCTGGCCGGAATTGGTTCGGCGTCATTTAGTGAAGTTGTTGAAATTCTTTAG
- the flgE gene encoding flagellar hook protein FlgE: MSFSTALSGLNAATADLNVKSNNIANVNTTGFKMSRAEFGDVFAVSAFGSTNQTAIGSGAVLQNVAQQFNQGNLEFTDNSLDLAISGQGFFALAPELDSGEVIYTRAGEFGVDKDGYIVSNEGWYLRTFPVDEQGNISATSMNATSPIQLPASVGAPEATTELKIATNLPSTSDGIIDSGTGGILAIDPTDDTTYSYTTSATIYDSLGNEHIVTTYYQHIDEAALDGGVPVGDNQWQMAVYVDGGEVKGGTDGVPYALETDARISFNADGTLNQVDADPSTAGIDPIALTFTDGGATEWMSGAETQTITLSLNGSTQNSGSFNVGALTVNGFPTGRLTGVDVSEEGLIRANYSNGQAIPIGKIAMGNFANPQALNKIGSTAWKETTDSGPVIAGEAATGSFGQIQAGALETSNVDLTAELVGLITAQRNFQANSKAIETNNAITQTIINLR, translated from the coding sequence ATGTCATTTAGCACAGCTTTAAGTGGTTTGAATGCGGCAACAGCCGATCTAAACGTCAAATCAAACAATATTGCTAACGTCAACACGACCGGCTTTAAGATGTCTCGTGCAGAGTTTGGTGACGTTTTTGCCGTTTCAGCCTTTGGATCAACCAATCAAACAGCCATTGGTAGTGGTGCTGTATTACAAAATGTGGCTCAGCAGTTTAACCAAGGCAATCTTGAGTTCACGGACAATTCGTTAGATTTGGCGATAAGTGGACAAGGCTTTTTTGCCTTAGCTCCCGAACTCGACAGTGGTGAGGTTATTTACACTCGGGCAGGTGAGTTCGGTGTTGATAAAGATGGATATATTGTCTCAAATGAAGGTTGGTATCTAAGAACTTTCCCTGTGGATGAGCAAGGTAACATTTCAGCAACCAGTATGAATGCGACATCGCCTATTCAATTACCGGCATCTGTTGGTGCACCTGAAGCGACTACAGAGTTGAAAATCGCCACCAATTTACCCTCTACATCTGATGGGATTATTGATAGTGGTACTGGGGGGATTTTGGCCATCGACCCAACCGACGATACAACCTACAGTTATACAACCTCAGCAACAATTTATGATTCGCTCGGTAATGAACATATCGTGACTACCTATTACCAGCATATCGATGAGGCGGCATTAGATGGCGGTGTCCCTGTGGGTGATAACCAATGGCAAATGGCTGTTTACGTTGATGGTGGTGAAGTCAAAGGTGGTACGGATGGGGTTCCCTATGCTCTAGAAACGGATGCCCGTATTAGTTTTAATGCTGATGGCACATTGAATCAGGTTGATGCTGATCCAAGTACTGCAGGTATTGATCCCATTGCTCTCACCTTCACTGATGGTGGGGCGACTGAGTGGATGAGTGGTGCCGAAACGCAAACAATTACATTATCGCTTAACGGTTCAACCCAGAACTCTGGCAGTTTTAATGTGGGTGCTCTCACTGTTAATGGTTTCCCAACTGGTCGTCTGACTGGGGTGGATGTGAGTGAAGAAGGCCTGATCAGAGCCAACTACAGTAATGGGCAAGCCATTCCTATTGGAAAAATTGCTATGGGCAACTTTGCTAATCCTCAGGCGCTGAACAAAATTGGTAGTACTGCCTGGAAAGAAACCACAGATTCTGGCCCGGTCATTGCAGGAGAAGCTGCAACAGGTAGTTTTGGTCAAATTCAGGCGGGTGCATTAGAAACATCCAATGTTGATTTGACGGCTGAGCTAGTGGGACTGATTACTGCACAACGTAACTTCCAGGCTAACTCAAAAGCGATCGAGACAAATAATGCCATTACTCAGACCATTATCAACCTGCGATAA
- the flgF gene encoding flagellar basal-body rod protein FlgF codes for MDRSLYIAMNGAQQTMLAQAANANNLANVNTTGFRADFEQFRSMPVFGEGLPSRVYSMLERPQTDYQTGSIQSTGRDLDISVQGEGFIAVQGKDGREGYTRAGDLHVTEAGQLVTGTGLAVMGEGGPIAIPPAQTIDVGSDGTISIRPIGEAANALAVLDRIKLVKPDLQQVFKDSDGLMRMQDGSEAPLDATVTVASGTLEGSNVNAVGALVNMIELQRQYEMQVKMMDTTQENSAASARLMQIST; via the coding sequence ATGGACCGTAGCTTATATATCGCCATGAACGGGGCTCAACAGACCATGTTGGCCCAAGCAGCTAACGCCAATAATTTGGCAAATGTGAATACCACTGGTTTTCGGGCGGACTTTGAACAGTTTAGAAGTATGCCGGTATTTGGCGAAGGTTTACCTAGCCGTGTTTATTCAATGCTGGAGCGACCACAAACCGATTATCAAACAGGGTCTATTCAATCTACTGGACGTGATCTGGATATTTCTGTTCAAGGTGAAGGCTTTATTGCTGTTCAGGGTAAAGATGGTCGTGAGGGTTACACGCGTGCTGGTGATCTTCATGTGACGGAAGCGGGACAATTGGTTACAGGTACCGGACTTGCCGTGATGGGGGAGGGGGGACCGATAGCTATTCCCCCAGCCCAGACAATCGATGTCGGCAGTGATGGAACGATTTCTATCCGCCCTATAGGCGAAGCGGCAAATGCACTTGCCGTATTAGACCGGATTAAATTAGTCAAACCAGATTTGCAACAAGTGTTTAAGGATTCAGATGGCCTTATGCGGATGCAGGATGGTTCTGAAGCACCTTTAGATGCGACGGTCACAGTTGCCTCCGGTACTTTAGAGGGCAGTAATGTCAATGCGGTAGGTGCTCTGGTTAATATGATCGAGTTGCAGCGACAGTATGAAATGCAAGTCAAAATGATGGATACAACACAAGAAAATAGTGCAGCATCGGCACGTTTAATGCAGATAAGTACTTAA
- the flgG gene encoding flagellar basal-body rod protein FlgG — translation MNQALWIAKTGLDAQQTRMSVISNNLANVNTTGFKQDRAVFEDLLYQTIRQPGAQSSTSTQLPSGLMIGTGVRTVATEKLHTQGNIIQTEQALDIAINGRGFFQILMPDGTLSYTRDGTFQLNSDGQVVMSNGNPLEPAITIPADAQSITVGSDGTVSVTQPGTATPTIVGNIELADFVNPTGLQPIGENLFQETGASGTPITGTPGLDGFGQTVGGALETSNVNVVTELINMIETQRAYEMNSKAISTSDQMLQYASQNL, via the coding sequence ATGAATCAGGCTTTGTGGATTGCCAAAACTGGCCTAGATGCCCAGCAAACACGTATGTCAGTTATTTCCAATAATCTGGCTAACGTTAATACAACCGGGTTTAAACAAGACCGAGCGGTGTTTGAAGATTTGTTATATCAAACAATAAGACAGCCAGGGGCACAATCTTCAACAAGTACACAACTGCCATCAGGCTTGATGATTGGTACAGGTGTCAGAACGGTTGCGACGGAAAAATTACATACTCAAGGTAATATTATCCAAACTGAACAAGCATTGGACATTGCCATTAATGGCCGAGGCTTTTTTCAGATTTTAATGCCAGATGGAACGCTGTCTTATACACGTGATGGTACGTTTCAACTTAACTCTGATGGTCAGGTTGTGATGTCGAATGGTAACCCCTTAGAGCCAGCTATTACGATTCCAGCAGATGCACAAAGTATTACGGTAGGGTCTGATGGTACGGTAAGTGTGACTCAGCCTGGTACGGCGACCCCAACGATTGTCGGCAATATTGAGTTAGCCGACTTTGTGAATCCGACGGGTTTGCAACCAATAGGTGAAAATTTGTTTCAGGAAACCGGAGCAAGTGGCACCCCGATTACCGGTACACCTGGGTTGGATGGGTTTGGTCAGACCGTTGGCGGAGCGCTGGAAACATCGAATGTTAATGTAGTAACAGAGCTGATCAATATGATTGAAACTCAGCGTGCGTATGAAATGAATTCAAAAGCCATTTCTACATCTGATCAAATGCTGCAGTACGCCAGTCAGAACCTTTAG